A genomic window from Candidatus Kouleothrix ribensis includes:
- a CDS encoding cystathionine beta-synthase — protein sequence MTAVDAIEQVGSADIKDTILEAIGNTPLVRLNSVARGIKPALLAKVEFLNPGGSVKDRIGLAMIEAAEREGRLKPGGTIVEGTSGNTGVGLAIAAAIKGYRCVFVMPDKMSDEKIRQLRAFGARVVITPTAVEPDDPRSYYSVSRRLSEETPNAILAGQYWNPANPAAHYASTGPELWRQTGGRIKAFIAGMGTGGTISGTARYLKEQNPAVRIIGVDPAGSLLQHYFQTRELGPAHSYKVEGVGEDFLPSTLDFAMIDDVVQVNDRESFSMTRRLVREEGLFCGGSCGLAVAGAIKWLRGNGATLSDDDLVVVLLPDSGSRYLSKIFDDNWMRENSFLEPANVGDLLAQRPREVISAAHATSVETAIRMMKTHGISQLPVIDEQGGLHGLIGEGDLLDYLLAGGAMDHTIDDLHAHEVAAIDPAMPLEDLTAIFGRNQAAVVVDAGKVTGIVTKIDVIDFLASRGR from the coding sequence ATGACCGCAGTCGATGCAATCGAGCAGGTAGGTTCGGCCGATATCAAAGACACGATCCTGGAGGCGATCGGCAACACGCCGCTGGTGCGGCTGAACAGCGTTGCCCGCGGCATCAAGCCGGCATTGCTGGCCAAGGTCGAGTTTCTCAACCCCGGCGGCAGCGTGAAAGACCGGATCGGCCTGGCGATGATCGAAGCGGCCGAGCGCGAAGGCCGGCTGAAACCCGGCGGCACAATTGTCGAAGGCACCAGCGGCAACACCGGCGTGGGCCTGGCGATTGCGGCCGCAATCAAAGGCTACCGCTGCGTATTCGTAATGCCCGACAAAATGAGCGACGAGAAGATCCGCCAGCTGCGCGCATTTGGCGCGCGCGTCGTGATCACGCCGACGGCCGTCGAGCCGGATGACCCGCGATCATACTACTCGGTGTCGCGCCGGCTATCGGAAGAGACGCCCAACGCCATCCTGGCCGGCCAGTACTGGAACCCGGCCAACCCGGCGGCGCACTACGCCAGCACCGGCCCCGAGCTGTGGCGCCAGACGGGCGGACGAATCAAGGCGTTCATCGCCGGCATGGGCACCGGCGGCACGATCAGCGGCACCGCGCGCTACCTGAAAGAGCAGAACCCGGCGGTCAGAATCATCGGCGTCGACCCGGCCGGCTCGCTGCTACAGCACTACTTCCAGACGCGCGAGCTCGGCCCGGCGCACTCCTACAAGGTCGAGGGCGTCGGCGAAGACTTCCTGCCCAGCACGCTCGACTTCGCCATGATCGACGATGTGGTGCAGGTGAACGACCGCGAGTCGTTCAGCATGACCCGCCGGCTGGTGCGCGAGGAAGGCCTGTTCTGCGGCGGGTCGTGCGGGCTGGCGGTGGCCGGCGCGATCAAGTGGCTGCGCGGCAACGGCGCCACATTGAGCGACGACGACCTGGTGGTGGTGCTGCTGCCCGATAGCGGCTCGCGCTACCTATCGAAGATCTTCGACGACAACTGGATGCGCGAGAATAGCTTCCTCGAGCCGGCCAACGTCGGCGACCTGCTGGCGCAGCGCCCGCGCGAAGTGATCTCGGCCGCGCACGCCACCAGCGTCGAGACGGCCATCCGCATGATGAAGACCCACGGCATCTCGCAGCTGCCGGTGATCGATGAGCAGGGCGGCCTGCACGGCCTGATCGGCGAGGGCGACCTGCTCGACTACCTGCTGGCCGGCGGGGCCATGGATCACACGATCGACGACCTGCACGCCCACGAGGTCGCCGCGATCGACCCGGCCATGCCGCTCGAGGATTTGACGGCGATCTTTGGGCGGAACCAGGCGGCGGTGGTGGTAGACGCTGGCAAGGTGACTGGGATCGTGACAAAGATCGATGTGATTGATTTTCTGGCGAGCCGCGGGCGTTAG